The Methanophagales archaeon genome includes a window with the following:
- the hemB gene encoding porphobilinogen synthase, translated as MFPELRMRRLRSLKLIKETRLSKDELILPLFIDDNIASGKKPIESMPGQYRFSIEESVNEVAVARSLGIKSVLLFGIPAKKDEVGSESYNKNGVIQRAVRQIRAEVGDDVVIITDLCLCEYTTHGHCGLVENGKVKNDPTLEVLGRIAVSQAEAGADIVAPSGMMDGMVMAIRKALDEKGFIDTAIMSYAAKYNSALYGPFREAADSGYKFGDRSSYQMECANAREALHEVELDINEGADIVMVKPALFYLDIISRVRTRFDNVPLAAYNVSGEYTMMMAASEKGYLKKNEVMMEGLTAIKRAGADLIITYYAKEAAKLL; from the coding sequence ATGTTCCCAGAGCTAAGAATGAGGCGTTTAAGAAGCTTGAAACTGATAAAAGAGACACGGCTCAGTAAGGATGAGCTGATCTTACCACTGTTCATTGATGATAATATAGCCAGTGGTAAGAAGCCAATAGAATCCATGCCCGGACAGTATAGGTTCTCGATAGAGGAGTCAGTGAATGAGGTTGCGGTAGCTCGCTCGCTGGGTATAAAATCCGTTCTCCTGTTCGGAATACCGGCGAAGAAGGACGAGGTCGGGAGTGAATCATATAACAAGAACGGAGTGATCCAGCGTGCAGTGAGGCAAATAAGGGCAGAAGTGGGTGACGATGTGGTCATCATAACAGATTTATGCCTCTGTGAGTATACCACGCATGGACATTGCGGTCTGGTAGAGAATGGTAAGGTGAAGAATGACCCGACACTGGAGGTACTGGGCAGAATAGCAGTAAGCCAGGCGGAGGCAGGCGCCGACATCGTTGCGCCTTCCGGGATGATGGACGGTATGGTAATGGCGATAAGGAAAGCGCTCGATGAAAAAGGCTTTATTGATACTGCGATCATGTCCTATGCAGCGAAATACAATTCTGCACTCTATGGTCCATTTCGTGAGGCTGCGGATTCGGGCTATAAGTTCGGTGATCGTAGCAGCTATCAGATGGAATGCGCCAATGCGCGTGAAGCGCTCCATGAGGTAGAACTCGATATAAATGAGGGTGCAGACATCGTAATGGTGAAGCCAGCGCTATTCTATCTCGATATCATCTCACGGGTGCGCACTCGATTCGACAATGTGCCGCTGGCTGCATATAATGTCAGTGGTGAATACACAATGATGATGGCGGCATCGGAGAAGGGCTACTTGAAGAAGAACGAGGTGATGATGGAGGGATTAACAGCGATAAAGAGAGCGGGTGCTGACCTGATAATCACATATTACGCAAAAGAAGCCGCAAAGCTCTTATAA
- a CDS encoding 4Fe-4S binding protein — MERDNKKVKIDIDRYRCGYCGACATVCPTEAINLVGMWVEIREEECVACKACVNICPIGALALTEAQVNL, encoded by the coding sequence ATGGAACGGGATAACAAAAAGGTGAAGATTGATATAGACCGGTATCGTTGTGGGTACTGTGGCGCCTGTGCAACGGTCTGCCCCACGGAAGCAATAAATTTGGTGGGCATGTGGGTAGAGATAAGGGAGGAGGAGTGTGTAGCCTGTAAAGCCTGTGTTAATATCTGCCCGATAGGGGCACTGGCACTGACAGAGGCACAGGTGAACCTATAA